A stretch of DNA from Acropora palmata chromosome 12, jaAcrPala1.3, whole genome shotgun sequence:
CGGTCTCTTTCCTCATCCTCTCTTGTCGCTAGTTAGGCGCAAGGCTTGGACGCGCCGTTTTCTCAACAGCTTTGTAAGAGGTTGCAGGTTCAGGAGGAATTTTCTTGAGGGGTGGGGTTTGTGCGCCTAATAGTTTACTCTTGATtataagtaataataacatttaataataacatttatttctatagcgcaaattcaacaattcagttttcaaatgcgCTTAACAACAAGTATATTACAAGATATGTACAGTagtaaaatattaaatgtatataaaaatataaaaaagaaaagtaaggACTAATATAAAATAGTAAGATCTAATCTAAACatttaaattcattaaaaGCTTGTCTAAAAAGAAGAGTTTTGAGTTTGTtcttgaataaattaaaattatcaaTGTTCCTTAGAGTTAGTGGTAATGTATTCCACAGCTTGGGTGCGGCATCAATGAACGCCCGATCACCAATTGTAGCCAACGTTGGGTCTGGAAAGTAGAAATTGATTGTTCGATCTGAGACCATACTTTGAGTTCTTTTGGACAGATAATAAACTTGATAGGTAGTGTGGTGCTGTGTTGTGAAGACACTTAAATGTAGTAATAGTAATCTTATAGTCAATTCTGAATTTCACTGGTAGGCAATGTAAGTCAAATAGAAGTGGTGTTATATGACAGAACGTAGGCATGCAGTGTACAATTCTAGCGGCTGTATTTTGTACTCTCTGTaattttgatatcaaattttttgGTAGTCCGTACAAGAGACCATTGCAATAATCCAATCTAGTACGTACATATACAGCGCTACAACAAGTAATCCGTCATTTTCTGCTTATTTCACAACATAGATCTGttagtttctttcatttattcttatttcttcttgtttttgaaaaggcTGCCGGGGTAGACGACACCATCGAGGATAAAGATGGTGGCATTTTTGTAAAGGATGAAGACGGTCATTTGACTGGACAACTGTTCGAGGCGCCGGCAATTATGAGGGTCCTGGGAGCAGCACCACAACCAACTCCTGAGGAACTGGAAGATACTGTGAGGAAGCAGTGGAAAGATTACTCTGCTTGTGGCTTTACAACCGTTACAGATATGGCTTACATACCAAACCAAAAATTTGACCGTCTGCTAGAAGAAATTTCCTTCGAAGACACTTGCCCCGTGCGCTTGGCACCGTACCGAGCTGTTCTTCCTGACGAACCCACCCATGCCAACAGAAATAGGACTGTGTGTTGTCCTCGGCTATTTATCAATGATGAACGTTACACGGTAGGATTTTAGTAGGCACCCCTTGGGTTGACCCGTGGAATAGTATCTCCGATAAGGGTTTGCACGCGGGTGTGACGATGATAAACAACttgacaacaacaaccaaaaaaacaaaacaaaaaacaaaaccagaacaacccattagagcggttttcaaatgactgtcgaaaaaccaaaaccaaagcaattactccgaccaatcacaacaggaacaaacagcgccatgaaccaatcagaattcctagcaattatctgtaactcgcttgaagcgcgggaaaaatcacgcgtacatggcgtgaaaaaaaacgagacaaaacaacagtaacacatggaacatttttttgctttgcgTACGTATGTCATCCTCGTACCCACTCCACAATTGTGATGTACCTCTGTTCcaagttcagttttctttttggcgGGAAGAGCATGAGATTGCGGTATGCTATATGGTGTGTTTACTCAGATATTTTTTCATACAAATTTATCTATTTACTTTCGTTTTTTTCCTCTCCTGGGAACCTTAACGATTGCTATGTGGAATTTTCGGAATAAATCTCGGAAACAGACCATCGGAAAAAAACGAGCTCCCCTGGCAAGTGACAATCATTAACCTTTCCCATGGAAGAAAAGGCTGATTTTAAAGACATTGGACTTTCTGTTTTCTCCAAAATTCTCAAGAGGTGTCGTATACAAGATTAAATAACCCTGCCTCTGACTGTCTTCATCGTTAAGGATTCGACTGAAAGATCACGGAAAACGTTACTTTTTATGTTGGGCTtatgtttcagttttttcGAATGAGCAGACAAGAAaatgggggaggggggttggacaaacaaataatttttctgaaaagattttcatgttttcagtAAAAATTCACTTGTTGGTCCCACCTACAAGGCTGATAAGTGTGATgacaaatttataattttaaatCGTGACTATGAAACTGATGTTTACCCAGGCACGTCCAGCTGGCGATGAGGACGAACACACCTTCGAGGAAAACCCAAAACTGTGGGAAGCTGGAGTGAAACTTGGAGCTGACGGCTCACCTCACTGTGGTACAGCGGCAGTACGCGAACCGTTTTTGAACTCCAATCTTACTGAGACCCTTGGGTTCCCACCTGCGCCATGTTATGGTAACTTGAACCACTCCACAGAGGATTTATTGCAAATCGTCAAGCGCGAACACCATGTTAAAAAAAGGCAGATAGCTATTCACGCCCACGGAGAGAGGGCAATTGATCAGGCTATCGGCGTGTACGAGAAGGTACGATAGTCAGAAGCCAACCCAGTCTTTTA
This window harbors:
- the LOC141860780 gene encoding LOW QUALITY PROTEIN: putative amidohydrolase YtcJ (The sequence of the model RefSeq protein was modified relative to this genomic sequence to represent the inferred CDS: inserted 1 base in 1 codon), encoding MTSKADFFFYGGNIITVDENNPSAEALAVKGNKIQAVGKFHEVLRSTNRNTEFIYLNHQTLLPGFIEPHQHAKSNLVRTYTALQQVIRHFLLISQHRSVSFFHLFLFLLVFEKAAGVDDTIEDKDGGIFVKDEDGHLTGQLFEAPAIMRVLGAAPQPTPEELEDTVRKQWKDYSACGFTTVTDMAYIPNQKFDRLLEEISFEDTCPVRLAPYRAVLPDEPTHANRNRTVCCPRLFINDERYTARPAGDEDEHTFEENPKLWEAGVKLGADGSPHCGTAAVREPFLNSNLTETLGFPPAPCYGNLNHSTEDLLQIVKREHHVKKRQIAIHAHGERAIDQAIGVYEKVLNEYGDPDDLRHRIEHLGLCTVDDIARAANLNLALSFFVCHLYFYAKSYTXGAERTNRWTPLSEATKHGIRWSIHQDHPSFPGPPLPFVNLRTAVTRTHRDDKDTIYGPEYRVPIHEALKAVTIDAAWQIHRDDTLGSLMENKTADLLILSKNPYEVDPFQLEDIKVLETFIDGRPNGLSSEFPWRYCDDVRE